Proteins encoded in a region of the Botrytis cinerea B05.10 chromosome 11, complete sequence genome:
- the Bctvp18 gene encoding Bctvp18 yields the protein MTIAEEFATRNFSIYGQWTGVVCILLCFALGIANLFHVSLLIIFSALCLVSSFLIIFIEIPLLLRICPTSSTFDTFMRRFTTNYMRAAIYMGMAIVQWLSIIIDASSLIAAAVLLTIAAGFYALAGLKGQGFVGSKTLGGQGVAQMIL from the exons ATGACTATCGCAGAGGAGTTCGCAACGCGCAATTTCA GTATTTATGGCCAATG GACTGGAGTTGTGTGCATACTTCTATGCTTTGCCCTAGGGATTGCGAACCTCTTCCATGTAAGCTTGCTTATCATCTTTAGTGCGCTATGCCT TGTGAGCtctttcctcatcatcttcattgagATTCCATTACTCCTTCGAATTTGCCCCACATCTTCGACCTTCGACACCTTCATGCGCCGATTCACAACTAATTACATGCGCGCTGCTATCTACATGGGTATGGCTATTGTTCAATGGCTCAGCATCATTATCGATGCATCAAGTCTCATCGCTGCCGCTGTCCTTCTCACCATCGCAGCGGGTTTCTACGCATTGGCTGGTCTCAAAGGACAAGGATTTGTGGGAAGCAAAACACTTGGTGGTCAAGGTGTCGCGCAAATGATCCTATAA
- the Bcntf2 gene encoding Bcntf2, giving the protein MADFINVAKQFTEFYYNQFDADRKQLAPLYRENSMLTFESASVLGAGAIVEKLGSLPFEKVKHQVSTLDAQPSGEHGGILILITGALLVDEEQRPMNYSQAFQLMPDGAGSYFIFNDVFKLVFG; this is encoded by the exons ATGGCCG ACTTCATAAATGTCGCAA AGCAATTCACCGAATTCTACTACAACCAGTTCGATGCGGACAGAAAGCAGCTGGCTCCTCTTTAC CGTGAGAATTCCATGTTGACTTTCGAGTCCGCTTCCGTCCTTGGAGCCGGTGCCATCGTAGAGAAACTTGGA TCTCTTCCTTTCGAGAAGGTCAAGCACCAAGTCTCAACCCTCGATGCGCAACCATCCGGAGAGCACGgtggaattttgattttgattacCGGAGCCTTGTTG GTCGATGAGGAGCAAAGACCTATGAACTACAGCCAAGCTTTCCAACTTATGCCAGATGGAGCTGGAAgctatttcattttcaacgACGTCTTCAAGTTGGTTTTCGGATAA